A genome region from Alistipes dispar includes the following:
- a CDS encoding peptide chain release factor 3, producing MTQQEEITRRRTFAVIAHPDAGKTTLTEKLLLFGGAIHVAGAVKSNKIKKGATSDFMEIERQRGISVATAVMGFEYAGCKINILDTPGHEDFAEDTYRTLTAVDSVIIVIDGAKGVEAQTRKLMEVCRMRQTPVIVFINKLDRPSKEPFDLLDEVEKELHIRVRPLAFPISNGPTFKGVYNLYERRLSLFTSDEKLTADASTVEIEDLASAELDERIGAKFADQLRQDVELVEGVYDAFDRDAYLRGELAPVFFGSAVNNFGVRELLECFVRIAPSPRPAPTETRTVEPGEPKMTGFVFKIHANMDPNHRDRIAFLKICSGTFERNRNYLHVRSGKQMKFSSPTAFMAEKKSVIDFAYPGDIVGLHDTGNFKIGDTFTEGEKLRFTGIPSFAPEQFRYIENADPLKFKQLAKGIDQLMDEGVAQLFTSSLNGRKIIGTVGALQFEVIQYRLEHEYNASCRWEPISIYKACWIESDNAAQLADFKRRKHTNMAVDKHGRDVFLADTSYALALAQENFKEIRFHFTSEF from the coding sequence ATGACACAACAGGAAGAGATCACACGCCGGCGAACCTTCGCCGTCATCGCCCACCCCGACGCGGGCAAGACCACCCTCACGGAGAAACTGCTGCTCTTCGGCGGCGCGATCCACGTGGCCGGAGCCGTCAAGAGCAACAAGATCAAGAAGGGCGCCACGTCCGACTTCATGGAGATCGAGCGCCAGCGAGGCATTTCGGTGGCCACGGCCGTGATGGGCTTCGAATACGCGGGATGCAAGATCAATATTCTCGACACCCCCGGCCACGAGGACTTTGCAGAGGACACCTACCGCACGCTCACGGCCGTCGATTCGGTCATCATCGTCATCGACGGAGCGAAGGGCGTCGAGGCGCAGACGCGCAAGCTGATGGAGGTCTGCCGGATGCGGCAGACGCCCGTGATCGTCTTCATCAACAAGCTGGACCGCCCCTCGAAGGAGCCGTTCGACCTGCTGGACGAGGTGGAGAAGGAGCTGCACATCCGCGTGCGTCCGCTGGCCTTCCCCATTTCGAACGGCCCGACGTTCAAGGGAGTCTATAACCTCTACGAACGGCGACTGTCGCTCTTCACCTCGGACGAGAAACTGACGGCCGACGCCTCGACGGTCGAGATCGAAGACCTCGCATCGGCGGAACTCGACGAGCGCATCGGCGCGAAATTCGCCGACCAGTTGCGGCAGGACGTCGAGCTGGTCGAAGGGGTTTACGACGCATTCGACCGCGACGCCTACCTCCGGGGCGAGCTGGCGCCCGTATTCTTCGGATCGGCCGTGAACAACTTCGGCGTCCGCGAACTGCTCGAATGCTTCGTGCGCATCGCCCCCTCGCCGCGTCCGGCCCCAACCGAGACGCGCACGGTGGAGCCCGGGGAGCCGAAAATGACCGGCTTCGTATTCAAGATACACGCCAACATGGACCCCAACCACCGCGACCGCATCGCCTTCCTGAAAATCTGCTCGGGCACGTTCGAACGCAACCGGAACTACCTGCACGTCCGCAGCGGCAAGCAGATGAAATTCTCCTCGCCGACGGCCTTCATGGCCGAAAAGAAGTCGGTGATCGACTTCGCCTACCCAGGCGACATCGTGGGCCTGCACGACACGGGCAACTTCAAGATCGGCGACACGTTCACCGAAGGCGAAAAGCTCCGCTTCACGGGCATCCCGTCGTTCGCCCCCGAACAGTTCCGCTACATCGAGAACGCCGACCCGCTGAAGTTCAAGCAACTGGCCAAGGGCATCGACCAACTCATGGACGAGGGCGTGGCGCAGCTCTTCACCTCGTCGCTCAACGGCCGCAAGATCATCGGCACGGTGGGCGCGCTACAGTTCGAGGTGATCCAGTACCGCCTCGAGCACGAATACAACGCCTCCTGCCGCTGGGAGCCGATCTCGATCTACAAAGCCTGCTGGATCGAGAGCGACAACGCCGCGCAACTGGCCGACTTCAAACGCCGCAAGCACACCAACATGGCCGTGGACAAGCACGGCCGCGACGTCTTCCTCGCCGACACGAGCTATGCGCTCGCCCTGGCGCAGGAGAATTTCAAGGAGATCCGCTTCCACTTCACCTCGGAGTTCTGA
- a CDS encoding alpha amylase family protein, with amino-acid sequence MKRLFLLCLAAALAAVACAKRQQEPKPLYMWFDCEANYARLSHPDSIRHYVSRLHDMGFTDLVVDVKSIMGETLYKSDIAPYMGEWEGVTRPEDYDMLGHFIEEGHKRGMRVHGSLNVFAGGHNYFDRGIIYGEHADWQSQVYTEGRIVPISRIKSNYNGMLNPANPEVREYELAILREFAEKYPDADGIIFDRVRFDNITSDFSQLSKEAFEAYTGEPVADFPGDILRWSQDAEGTWSWSQGPLFRKWIEWRASVIKQFVVEARRQLKAINPRLLIGDYTGAWYPTYYYVGVNWASERFDPAQYFDWATPEYKRTGYAELLDIYMTGLYYTLVTKAEVDEANEAVGQRTEAGMTDEQSYWYCIEGGAEWAKKITAGAVPVTGSIYVDQYGDDAERFTRAVAQALRDTDGLMLFDIVHIIDRGWWSELEAGIAAGDPSRND; translated from the coding sequence ATGAAACGACTTTTCCTTCTCTGCCTCGCGGCGGCGCTCGCCGCCGTCGCATGCGCGAAACGGCAACAGGAGCCGAAACCGCTCTACATGTGGTTCGACTGCGAGGCCAACTACGCACGGCTGAGCCACCCCGACTCGATCCGCCACTACGTCTCCCGGCTCCACGACATGGGCTTCACCGACCTGGTGGTGGACGTGAAGTCGATCATGGGCGAAACGCTCTACAAGAGCGACATAGCCCCCTATATGGGCGAATGGGAGGGCGTGACGCGCCCCGAGGACTACGACATGCTGGGCCACTTCATCGAGGAAGGCCACAAACGGGGCATGCGGGTCCACGGCTCGCTCAACGTCTTCGCCGGAGGCCACAACTACTTCGACCGAGGCATCATCTACGGCGAACACGCCGACTGGCAGTCGCAGGTTTACACCGAGGGCCGCATCGTGCCGATCAGCCGGATCAAGAGCAACTACAACGGCATGCTCAACCCGGCGAACCCCGAAGTGCGGGAATACGAGCTGGCCATCCTGAGGGAGTTCGCCGAAAAATACCCCGACGCGGACGGCATCATCTTCGACCGGGTGCGCTTCGACAACATCACCTCCGATTTCAGCCAACTCTCGAAGGAGGCGTTCGAAGCCTATACCGGAGAGCCGGTCGCCGACTTCCCCGGGGACATTCTGCGCTGGTCGCAGGACGCCGAAGGCACGTGGAGCTGGTCGCAGGGGCCGCTCTTCCGCAAATGGATCGAATGGCGCGCCTCGGTCATCAAGCAATTCGTCGTCGAGGCCCGCAGACAGCTCAAGGCGATCAATCCCCGGCTGCTCATCGGCGACTACACGGGCGCCTGGTATCCGACCTACTACTACGTGGGCGTGAACTGGGCCAGCGAGCGCTTCGATCCGGCGCAGTATTTCGACTGGGCCACACCCGAATACAAACGGACGGGGTACGCCGAACTGCTGGACATCTACATGACGGGGCTCTACTACACGCTCGTGACCAAAGCCGAGGTTGACGAGGCCAACGAAGCGGTCGGCCAGCGCACCGAAGCCGGCATGACCGACGAACAGAGCTACTGGTACTGCATCGAGGGCGGCGCCGAATGGGCGAAGAAGATCACCGCCGGAGCAGTGCCCGTGACCGGGTCGATCTACGTCGATCAGTACGGCGACGATGCCGAACGATTCACCCGCGCCGTGGCGCAGGCACTCCGCGACACCGACGGACTGATGCTTTTCGACATCGTGCACATCATCGACCGGGGCTGGTGGTCCGAACTGGAGGCCGGCATCGCGGCCGGAGACCCGTCACGTAACGACTGA
- a CDS encoding phosphodiester glycosidase family protein — MKRKFVFFALLAACVSATCSMCGNDSDTPEYEFPDGPEPEPEPEPDTYPHGLTVTEFADDLADGKRCLGFVATADPKANPKLRFNAVHLPVQKTPTRIHADFDSENRGKPCVTTNAGYWWAGNSLSLLVSGGVVESIENQTVTRDGKTVYPVRASFGQMASGEFETHWIYCVSDDGNRPYAFPSPLDNDERTGTYMPAPPTSKTPGAALWTPQEAVGGGPMLVKEGRNVAEECYWREVFDGGGIAGTSRQPRTAVGATADGKLLLLVCDGRGMRGSEGFTLAELADKLIALGAVEAINLDGGGSSTMVGCDGTVLNRPSDTGDAETIVQRAVSTAIVISETN, encoded by the coding sequence ATGAAACGCAAATTCGTCTTTTTCGCACTGCTCGCCGCCTGCGTCTCGGCGACCTGCAGCATGTGCGGCAACGACTCGGACACGCCCGAATACGAATTTCCCGACGGGCCGGAACCCGAACCGGAACCCGAACCGGACACCTACCCCCACGGACTGACCGTAACGGAATTCGCCGACGACCTGGCAGACGGCAAGCGATGCCTGGGATTCGTGGCGACCGCCGATCCGAAAGCCAACCCCAAACTCCGTTTCAACGCCGTGCATCTCCCCGTACAGAAGACCCCCACACGCATCCATGCGGATTTCGACTCGGAAAACAGGGGCAAACCCTGCGTGACGACCAACGCCGGATACTGGTGGGCGGGCAATTCGCTGAGCCTGCTCGTCTCGGGAGGTGTCGTCGAATCCATCGAAAACCAGACGGTCACCCGGGACGGCAAGACCGTCTATCCCGTGCGCGCCTCGTTCGGGCAGATGGCTTCCGGGGAGTTCGAAACCCATTGGATCTACTGCGTATCCGACGACGGCAACCGGCCCTACGCCTTCCCTTCGCCGCTGGACAACGACGAGCGCACCGGAACGTACATGCCCGCCCCGCCGACTTCGAAAACCCCGGGTGCCGCGCTCTGGACCCCGCAGGAAGCCGTCGGAGGCGGCCCGATGCTCGTCAAGGAGGGGCGCAACGTCGCCGAGGAGTGCTACTGGCGGGAGGTCTTCGACGGCGGAGGGATCGCCGGAACATCGCGCCAGCCCCGCACGGCGGTCGGCGCGACGGCCGACGGGAAACTGCTGCTGCTGGTCTGCGACGGACGCGGAATGCGCGGCAGCGAAGGCTTCACGCTCGCGGAGCTGGCCGACAAACTCATCGCGCTGGGCGCAGTCGAAGCGATCAACCTCGACGGCGGCGGCTCTTCGACGATGGTGGGATGCGACGGCACGGTGCTCAACCGGCCGAGCGACACGGGCGATGCCGAGACGATCGTCCAGCGCGCCGTCTCCACGGCGATCGTCATCTCCGAAACGAACTGA
- a CDS encoding SusC/RagA family TonB-linked outer membrane protein — protein sequence MKEFFSRFRNSLAARTCLWTLFLLLAGAGPAFAQSTVGGTVTDEQGNPLVGVTVVVANSTQGTTTDTKGRYSIAVPKDGTLEFSYIGMVSQQIPVGGGISALDVVLKEDSARLDEVVVIGYGSQRRADVTAAVSQIDGKELQKMPMANISQGLAGRLPGLISVQNSGQPGADQASMTIRGAKSGILYIVDGVQRSINDIDPNDVESVSLLKDGAAVAVYGLEAAGGVMIVTTKKGRQGTMNLTYKGSYGASFNTSYPEFLDGPGYAYWYNKALELDGQKPIFTARHVQMMREGTNGWGNTNWIDEIFGTGTTQQHSVTSTGGSDRINYFASLGYMNQTGNIKNFDYDRYNLRTNIEAKIARSLTFTLGVAGHVGDQKSPGFAAGGTSGTSVSSAPWLSVAEQAAYAHPYLPKEYEGVPTASQNDYGNTINPIAATELSGYSKSQTVSVQTNATLQWDLPWVKGLRLKVMGAYDRSTTTSKILSTPYFVMLASTPNSTSSEITYSKASDPRNNANVATGKKTNNLTEGFTQWRRITSQASISYTNTFAEKHKVDLLALVETRDYKTNNFSASGKDIPFPQLPELGFATTPADDPIGGSSDASRKVGFVFRGQYNYADKYLVEFSGRYDGSYKFIGNVSGRRWGFFPSVSLGWRMSEEGFFAPLRKAVDNFKLRASFGSLGDDNGSAAYAFLSTFTNVSSAPSVVLGGAGQNGIMTSLVANELLTWERNHSYNVGFDLAMWNGRLGVEFDAFYNYIFDILGSNSGKPASMGGYYPTYVNNNAQDVRGIDVRLTHRNHIGKDFQYGVTVNLTWAKDRWLRYQDSPNTPDYAKRIGKSRYMTMGFIADGLFQSEEEIDRSPWISGSRPRVGDIKYKDLNGDGAITYDQDRAYIGRGQRPQFNGSINLNASWKGLEFDILFIGAAVCDVSLTGTYYNHNEDNTIFTRPFKAGANSPRYLVEQAWTPENPDAKYPRLSLNPPNTNNAYASSFWYRDGKYLRLKSVHLGYTLPKAWTGKLRIQKVKVYVEGNNLCTWSGLPEGIDPEWPGVTNGYYPQQRTVVGGLEISF from the coding sequence ATGAAAGAGTTTTTCTCCAGATTCAGGAATTCTCTGGCGGCGAGGACGTGTCTATGGACGCTGTTCCTGCTGTTGGCGGGAGCCGGGCCGGCTTTCGCCCAGTCCACCGTCGGAGGTACGGTTACGGACGAACAGGGCAACCCGCTCGTCGGTGTGACCGTGGTGGTCGCCAACTCGACCCAGGGGACGACGACCGACACGAAGGGCCGGTATTCGATCGCCGTTCCGAAAGACGGCACGCTGGAATTCTCCTACATCGGAATGGTCTCGCAGCAGATTCCGGTGGGGGGGGGAATCTCCGCGCTTGACGTCGTTCTGAAAGAGGACTCCGCCCGGCTGGACGAGGTCGTCGTCATCGGCTACGGATCGCAGCGGCGCGCCGACGTGACGGCCGCCGTGTCGCAGATCGACGGCAAGGAGCTCCAGAAGATGCCGATGGCCAACATCTCGCAGGGACTTGCCGGCCGCCTGCCGGGTCTGATCTCCGTGCAGAACTCCGGACAGCCCGGAGCGGACCAGGCCAGCATGACCATCCGCGGCGCCAAGTCGGGCATTCTCTACATCGTGGACGGCGTGCAGCGTTCGATCAACGACATCGACCCCAACGACGTGGAGTCGGTATCGCTGCTCAAGGACGGCGCCGCCGTGGCGGTCTATGGTCTCGAAGCCGCGGGCGGCGTGATGATCGTCACGACGAAAAAGGGCCGGCAGGGGACGATGAATCTTACCTACAAGGGGTCCTACGGAGCCTCGTTCAACACCTCCTATCCCGAATTTCTCGACGGCCCCGGCTACGCCTACTGGTACAACAAGGCGCTCGAGCTGGACGGCCAGAAGCCGATCTTCACGGCCCGGCACGTGCAGATGATGCGCGAAGGAACGAACGGCTGGGGCAACACCAACTGGATCGACGAAATTTTCGGGACCGGCACGACCCAGCAGCACAGCGTCACCTCGACGGGCGGCAGCGACCGCATCAACTACTTCGCCTCGCTGGGCTACATGAACCAGACGGGCAATATCAAGAACTTCGACTACGACCGTTACAACCTGCGCACGAACATCGAAGCCAAGATCGCCCGCAGCCTCACCTTCACACTCGGCGTCGCCGGCCATGTCGGCGACCAGAAATCGCCCGGATTCGCCGCCGGCGGAACCTCCGGCACGAGCGTATCGAGCGCCCCGTGGCTCTCGGTAGCCGAGCAGGCCGCCTACGCCCATCCCTACCTGCCGAAGGAGTACGAGGGAGTTCCCACGGCCAGCCAAAACGACTACGGCAACACGATCAACCCGATCGCAGCCACCGAGTTGTCGGGGTATTCGAAGTCGCAGACCGTCTCCGTGCAGACCAATGCCACCCTCCAGTGGGATCTTCCGTGGGTCAAGGGACTCCGGCTGAAGGTCATGGGAGCCTACGACCGCAGCACGACCACCTCCAAGATCCTGAGTACGCCCTATTTCGTGATGCTGGCCAGCACGCCCAATTCGACCAGTTCGGAAATCACCTATTCGAAAGCCTCCGACCCGCGCAACAACGCCAACGTGGCCACCGGCAAGAAGACCAACAACCTGACCGAGGGCTTCACCCAGTGGCGCCGCATCACCTCGCAGGCGAGCATCAGCTACACGAACACCTTCGCCGAAAAGCACAAGGTGGATCTCCTGGCGCTCGTCGAGACGCGCGACTACAAAACCAACAACTTCTCGGCCTCGGGCAAGGACATCCCCTTCCCGCAACTGCCCGAGCTGGGCTTCGCGACGACGCCGGCCGACGACCCGATCGGCGGTTCGAGCGACGCCTCGCGCAAGGTGGGCTTCGTGTTCCGAGGACAATACAACTACGCGGACAAATACCTCGTCGAGTTCTCGGGCCGTTACGACGGATCGTACAAGTTCATCGGCAACGTCTCGGGCCGCCGCTGGGGTTTCTTCCCCTCCGTGTCGCTCGGCTGGCGCATGTCCGAGGAAGGTTTCTTCGCCCCGCTGCGCAAGGCGGTCGATAACTTCAAGCTCCGCGCCTCGTTCGGCTCGCTGGGCGACGACAACGGCTCGGCGGCATACGCCTTCCTGAGCACCTTTACCAATGTCAGCAGCGCCCCGAGCGTCGTGCTGGGCGGCGCAGGCCAGAACGGCATCATGACCTCGCTGGTGGCCAACGAGCTGCTCACCTGGGAACGCAACCACTCCTACAACGTCGGGTTCGACCTGGCCATGTGGAACGGCAGACTCGGAGTCGAGTTCGACGCCTTCTACAACTACATCTTCGACATTCTGGGCTCCAACTCCGGCAAACCCGCGTCGATGGGCGGCTACTACCCGACCTACGTGAACAACAACGCGCAGGACGTGCGGGGCATCGACGTCCGGCTGACCCACCGCAACCACATCGGCAAGGATTTCCAGTACGGCGTCACCGTCAATCTGACATGGGCCAAGGATCGCTGGCTCCGCTATCAGGACAGCCCCAACACCCCGGATTACGCCAAGCGCATCGGCAAGAGCCGCTACATGACGATGGGCTTCATCGCCGACGGGCTTTTCCAGAGCGAGGAGGAGATCGACCGCTCGCCGTGGATTTCCGGCTCGCGGCCGCGGGTCGGCGACATCAAGTACAAGGACCTCAACGGCGACGGCGCGATCACCTACGACCAGGACCGCGCCTACATCGGCCGCGGCCAGCGCCCGCAGTTCAACGGCAGCATCAACCTCAACGCCTCGTGGAAGGGCCTCGAGTTCGACATCCTGTTCATCGGCGCCGCCGTCTGCGACGTCTCGCTGACGGGAACCTACTACAACCACAACGAGGACAACACGATCTTCACCCGTCCCTTCAAGGCCGGAGCCAACTCGCCGCGCTACCTCGTCGAACAGGCCTGGACGCCCGAGAATCC
- a CDS encoding MFS transporter — protein MKTMLKEDAGLPRRLLYTLAVISGVSVANLYYNQPLLDMIRQDLGISTLAANHIALYSQAGYALGLLFLIPLADLVSRRRILLAVFALLILSLAATAAASDIRAIHGFSLVIGICSVVPQFFIPLAAQYSRPEEKNRNVGIVLSGLLTGILASRVVSGAVGEWLGWREMYVMATGLMTLSAIAAFRILPDTRPNFSGSYGALMRSLFTLLRQYPLLRLYSVRAAFAFGALLCFWASLAFKMAQAPFHAGSDIVGILGLCGIAGALTATVAGKYITRVGIHRFNCIGALLQFIAWALFLFGAESYASLVFGIVAIDIGMQCIQLSNQAPLFGLCPAASNRINTIFMSTYFAGGTLGTFLSGAAWAHFGWPGVVAAGALLSAASLSLTLLSGK, from the coding sequence ATGAAAACGATGCTGAAAGAGGACGCCGGGCTTCCGCGCCGGCTGCTTTACACGCTGGCCGTCATCTCCGGCGTCTCCGTCGCCAACCTCTACTACAACCAGCCGCTGCTCGACATGATCCGGCAGGACCTCGGCATCTCGACGCTCGCGGCCAACCACATCGCCCTCTATTCCCAGGCGGGTTACGCCCTCGGACTGTTATTCCTCATCCCGCTCGCCGATCTCGTGAGCCGCCGCCGCATCCTTCTTGCGGTCTTCGCCCTGCTGATCCTGTCGCTGGCGGCGACCGCCGCGGCCTCGGACATCCGGGCGATCCACGGTTTCTCGCTCGTCATCGGCATCTGCTCGGTCGTCCCGCAGTTCTTCATCCCGCTCGCGGCCCAATACTCCCGCCCCGAGGAGAAAAACCGCAACGTGGGCATCGTCCTCTCGGGACTTCTCACGGGGATCCTCGCCTCGCGCGTGGTGAGCGGCGCCGTGGGCGAATGGCTCGGATGGCGTGAAATGTACGTCATGGCCACGGGGCTGATGACGCTCTCGGCCATCGCCGCATTCCGCATCCTGCCCGACACCCGTCCCAATTTCTCGGGCAGCTACGGCGCGCTGATGCGTTCGCTCTTCACGCTTCTCAGGCAATACCCGCTCCTCCGGCTGTACTCCGTGCGCGCCGCCTTCGCATTCGGCGCACTGCTCTGTTTCTGGGCTTCGCTGGCTTTCAAGATGGCGCAGGCGCCGTTCCATGCCGGCAGCGACATCGTCGGAATACTCGGATTATGCGGCATCGCGGGGGCACTGACCGCCACCGTCGCCGGGAAATACATCACCCGCGTAGGCATACACCGCTTCAACTGCATCGGCGCACTCCTGCAGTTCATCGCCTGGGCGCTGTTCCTGTTCGGCGCGGAGAGCTACGCCTCGCTTGTTTTCGGAATCGTAGCGATCGACATCGGAATGCAATGCATCCAGTTGAGCAACCAGGCTCCGCTGTTCGGGCTATGCCCTGCGGCCTCGAACCGCATCAATACGATCTTCATGAGCACCTATTTCGCGGGCGGCACGCTGGGTACATTCCTCTCGGGCGCCGCATGGGCGCACTTCGGCTGGCCGGGCGTCGTGGCTGCCGGAGCGCTGCTCTCCGCCGCCTCGCTGTCACTCACGCTCCTCAGCGGAAAATAG
- a CDS encoding signal peptidase II, whose product MNPKRISLLILLLLFADQALKIWVKTHMHLDEAIVVFPDWFQLRFIENNGAAFGMHIATRGSFDWGKLMLGIFRIAMVGAVSWFMVHLHRTRKDTPKGVFIGLALIVAGALGNIFDSAFYGLVFSESTPFSVAQFGGHYAGFMMGKVVDMFYFPLFQWNGVPRLLQFLVDSNNYFFGAIFNLADAYISVATIYLLLFQYKFFSK is encoded by the coding sequence ATGAATCCGAAAAGAATATCGCTCCTTATCCTTCTGCTGCTCTTCGCAGACCAGGCGCTCAAAATCTGGGTCAAGACCCACATGCACCTCGACGAGGCGATCGTCGTCTTCCCGGACTGGTTCCAACTGCGCTTCATCGAAAACAACGGGGCGGCTTTCGGCATGCACATCGCCACGCGGGGCAGTTTCGACTGGGGAAAGCTGATGCTGGGCATCTTCCGGATCGCAATGGTGGGAGCCGTCAGTTGGTTCATGGTTCACCTTCACCGGACACGCAAAGACACACCCAAAGGCGTATTCATCGGCCTGGCGCTGATCGTCGCCGGGGCGCTGGGCAACATCTTCGACAGCGCCTTCTACGGGCTCGTATTCTCCGAATCGACTCCCTTCTCCGTGGCGCAGTTCGGAGGCCATTACGCCGGTTTCATGATGGGCAAGGTCGTCGATATGTTCTATTTCCCGCTGTTTCAATGGAACGGCGTACCGCGCCTGCTGCAATTCCTCGTGGACAGCAACAACTATTTCTTCGGCGCCATCTTCAACCTGGCCGATGCCTATATCTCCGTGGCGACAATCTATCTGCTTCTGTTTCAATATAAATTCTTCAGCAAATAG
- a CDS encoding pirin family protein gives MDKVLHRAATRGYADHGWLDTYHTFSFADYYDPKRIHFGALRVLNDDTVAPGEGFGTHPHANMEIVSIPLSGALRHRDSMGYVQELRPGGIQVMSAGTGITHSEFNASDTEPVKFLQIWVLPDARGHRPRYDQLTLAPAVRNELRLIVAPEGFGNEHVGWIHQRAWFHTLDLDAGRGADYRLRLFGDGVYLFVLEGCVETAGETLSRRDGLGICGAGELRIDAAADASVLLIEVPM, from the coding sequence ATGGACAAAGTACTGCACCGTGCGGCGACGCGCGGCTATGCCGACCACGGTTGGCTCGATACCTATCATACGTTCAGTTTTGCGGACTATTACGATCCGAAGCGGATCCATTTCGGGGCGCTTCGGGTGCTGAACGACGATACCGTGGCTCCCGGCGAGGGGTTCGGAACCCACCCGCACGCCAATATGGAGATCGTTTCGATTCCGCTTTCCGGGGCGCTGCGACACCGGGACAGTATGGGGTATGTGCAGGAGTTGCGGCCGGGCGGGATACAGGTGATGTCGGCCGGTACGGGAATCACGCACAGCGAATTCAACGCCAGCGACACCGAGCCGGTGAAGTTCCTGCAAATATGGGTGCTGCCCGATGCCCGCGGGCACAGGCCCCGGTACGATCAACTGACGCTGGCCCCCGCCGTGCGCAATGAGCTGCGGCTGATCGTGGCGCCCGAGGGTTTCGGGAACGAGCATGTGGGATGGATTCACCAGCGGGCCTGGTTTCATACGCTCGACCTCGATGCGGGACGCGGGGCGGATTATCGCCTGCGGCTCTTCGGCGACGGCGTTTACCTGTTCGTGCTGGAGGGGTGCGTCGAAACGGCCGGAGAGACCCTGTCGCGGCGCGACGGGCTCGGGATCTGCGGCGCGGGGGAACTGCGCATTGACGCTGCGGCCGATGCCTCCGTGCTGCTGATCGAAGTGCCGATGTGA
- a CDS encoding RHS repeat domain-containing protein, translating into MNDLEYSYTGNRIASIADAGAVYDYGYDANGNMTHDGANDLDITYNCLNMIQKVEKKGTLSANYSYLADSTKLSATEPGGDGLYYSGSLVYGKRDGKLSLESAGFNGGRFVVTSNGIQTHLFVTDHLGSVRAVVDPASGEATETDDYYPFGLRWEDAEALISDNRYRYNGKEEQVFVGIPYVDFGFRMMDPEFRIGWNTADPKSEKYSGSSPYIYCGNDPIGNIDPDGSVYDKYYNSLGYLMYDTGKGDKTYVIRAAGYEHDFRVNSISEQAAIDTENAIRQGNLSGPHMQNIMEIESVPTLKKMRNTIKDDGTGGDSDNNNREYGGIVNHEGQIANVSQGEVRESGKHASVSINPKGARSVYHSHSSGSKNLGPLKGSSRFPSRQDHKSIGTATGYLFQMRTKEIIVFDNKKIEAIVSFSILEDLYK; encoded by the coding sequence TTGAACGATCTCGAATATTCCTACACGGGAAACCGCATCGCCTCGATAGCCGATGCAGGAGCGGTGTACGATTACGGCTACGATGCGAACGGAAATATGACGCACGATGGGGCCAACGATCTCGACATTACATATAATTGTCTGAATATGATACAAAAAGTCGAGAAAAAAGGGACTTTATCCGCAAATTATTCGTACCTTGCAGACAGCACGAAACTCTCGGCGACGGAGCCAGGCGGCGACGGACTCTATTATTCGGGTTCTTTGGTATACGGGAAACGTGACGGAAAACTATCGCTCGAAAGCGCGGGGTTCAACGGAGGCCGGTTCGTCGTGACATCGAACGGTATCCAAACGCATCTTTTCGTGACGGATCATCTGGGAAGCGTGCGCGCCGTCGTGGATCCCGCTTCGGGAGAAGCGACGGAAACCGACGACTACTATCCGTTCGGCCTGCGATGGGAAGATGCCGAAGCCCTTATTTCCGACAATCGCTACCGATACAACGGAAAGGAGGAACAGGTATTCGTCGGCATACCGTACGTCGATTTCGGATTCCGGATGATGGACCCTGAATTCAGAATCGGATGGAACACGGCCGACCCGAAAAGCGAAAAGTATTCGGGAAGTTCGCCCTACATATATTGCGGAAACGATCCGATAGGAAATATTGATCCGGATGGATCCGTGTACGACAAATATTATAATTCGTTGGGATACCTGATGTATGATACCGGAAAAGGCGATAAAACCTACGTAATCAGAGCTGCTGGGTATGAACATGACTTTCGGGTAAACTCAATTTCGGAACAAGCGGCAATCGACACGGAAAATGCGATCCGACAAGGGAATCTGTCCGGACCGCACATGCAGAATATCATGGAAATAGAGTCCGTCCCCACGCTCAAGAAAATGAGAAACACCATAAAAGACGATGGCACCGGGGGCGATTCGGACAATAACAACAGGGAATACGGAGGGATCGTGAATCATGAAGGACAGATTGCAAATGTTTCTCAAGGCGAAGTCAGAGAGTCCGGAAAGCACGCATCGGTGTCGATCAATCCGAAAGGAGCAAGAAGTGTCTATCACAGCCACTCGAGCGGATCGAAAAACCTCGGCCCATTAAAAGGGTCCAGCCGGTTCCCGAGCCGGCAAGATCATAAATCAATAGGAACTGCAACCGGATATTTATTTCAAATGAGAACAAAAGAAATAATCGTATTCGACAACAAGAAAATAGAAGCAATCGTATCTTTCAGTATCTTAGAAGACTTGTACAAATAA